The following are encoded together in the Raineyella sp. LH-20 genome:
- a CDS encoding dynamin family protein, whose amino-acid sequence MTGQLAASLEELRVALSDVHLPLPLPDAARALSEAGSITGQLDDYVLPRLARLDAPLLVVVGGSTGAGKSTLVNSLVGRAVTSSGVIRPTTRRPVLVHNSRDAAWFTDQRILPGLARATGESDGTGLQLVAEPTLPRGLAILDAPDIDSVADENRALAGQLLAAADMWLFVTSAARYADAVPWDVLNGAAQRHVAVGVVLDRVPRAGMRDIPGHLGQMMAHRGLGDAPLFAVPETTVDAQGILPNAAVSPIRGWLASLVADDRTRQDVVRSTLTGAIEDTARRSPSIATAVDDQVRAVAQLRDDANTAYDQAVKAVKLRTADGTLLRGEVLARWHEFVGTGEFMRAVEKRISRLRDRLSAALRGRPMEADQVKVAVESGLEALVIEEGRAAAERAEAAWRGDPAGRFVLEGSPADLAVASHDFADQVARMIRDWQRAVLDMVSEQGGQRRLTARYLALGVNGIAATLMVLVFTQTGGLTGAEVGIAGGSVALAQSLLEAVFGDENVRRMAKRAKEDLDERVEVLMSSELLRYHQTLVALQVRPQQAAEIRDAARKVDEAIAAGLDPASYEDPESYASGEEAPSVAAAVVPEAIETAVVPEAIETAEVPEAIETAEVPEAIEATTPVAVEAVDMVGTPETSSAVEPVEPVESAETTVEGGTPVVATGRRAYAPLSDEDLEDSTSDEDPDVGEVTEVPARRATSEAPAEVQWPGAVSESEEPADDPASAESGEAPASVESSETPASEEPGETPASEETSETGLLRPESDWRRDHGGAAHRDEEK is encoded by the coding sequence ATGACGGGACAGCTGGCCGCATCGCTCGAGGAGCTTCGCGTCGCGCTGTCCGACGTTCACCTTCCGCTGCCCTTGCCGGACGCCGCCCGGGCCCTCTCCGAGGCCGGCTCGATCACCGGCCAGCTCGACGACTACGTGCTGCCGCGGCTGGCCCGACTGGACGCCCCGCTGCTCGTCGTGGTCGGCGGCTCCACCGGGGCAGGCAAGTCGACCCTGGTGAACTCCTTGGTCGGGCGTGCCGTCACCAGCTCGGGGGTGATCCGGCCGACGACCCGCCGGCCGGTGTTGGTGCACAACAGCCGGGACGCGGCCTGGTTCACCGACCAGCGCATTCTTCCGGGCCTCGCCCGGGCGACCGGGGAGTCCGACGGCACCGGCCTGCAGCTGGTCGCCGAGCCGACGCTGCCTCGCGGCCTGGCGATCCTCGACGCCCCCGACATCGACTCCGTCGCCGACGAGAACCGGGCCCTGGCGGGGCAGCTCCTCGCGGCCGCTGACATGTGGTTGTTCGTCACCTCGGCCGCCCGCTACGCCGACGCGGTCCCGTGGGACGTGCTCAACGGTGCCGCGCAGCGGCACGTGGCGGTAGGAGTCGTGCTCGACCGGGTGCCACGGGCGGGCATGCGAGACATTCCCGGGCATCTGGGCCAGATGATGGCCCACCGTGGCCTCGGCGACGCGCCCTTGTTCGCCGTGCCCGAGACCACCGTCGACGCGCAGGGGATCCTCCCGAACGCCGCGGTCTCGCCGATCCGTGGCTGGCTGGCAAGCCTGGTCGCGGATGACCGGACCCGCCAGGACGTCGTACGGTCCACCCTCACCGGGGCGATCGAGGACACTGCGCGGCGCTCACCGTCGATCGCCACCGCTGTCGACGACCAGGTGCGCGCCGTGGCGCAGCTGCGCGACGACGCGAACACCGCGTACGACCAGGCGGTGAAGGCGGTCAAGCTGCGTACGGCGGACGGCACCCTGCTGCGCGGCGAAGTGCTCGCACGGTGGCACGAGTTCGTCGGCACCGGCGAGTTCATGCGCGCTGTGGAGAAGCGGATCAGCCGACTGCGCGACCGCCTGTCGGCGGCCCTGAGGGGTCGCCCGATGGAGGCCGACCAGGTCAAGGTGGCCGTCGAGTCCGGCCTTGAGGCATTGGTCATCGAGGAGGGCCGAGCTGCCGCCGAGCGTGCCGAGGCCGCGTGGCGCGGCGATCCCGCCGGCCGCTTCGTCCTGGAGGGGAGCCCGGCGGACCTGGCCGTCGCCTCCCACGACTTCGCGGACCAGGTCGCCCGGATGATCCGCGACTGGCAGCGCGCCGTCCTGGACATGGTGTCCGAACAGGGCGGTCAGCGCCGGCTCACGGCGCGCTACCTCGCGCTCGGCGTGAACGGCATCGCCGCCACCCTGATGGTCCTCGTCTTCACCCAGACAGGTGGCCTGACCGGCGCGGAGGTCGGCATCGCCGGCGGGTCGGTCGCTCTGGCCCAGAGCCTTCTGGAGGCCGTGTTCGGCGACGAGAACGTCCGCCGGATGGCGAAGCGCGCCAAGGAGGACCTCGACGAGCGGGTGGAGGTGTTGATGTCCTCCGAACTGCTGCGTTACCACCAGACCCTGGTCGCCCTGCAGGTCCGCCCCCAGCAGGCCGCGGAGATCCGCGACGCCGCCCGGAAGGTGGACGAGGCGATCGCTGCCGGTCTGGATCCCGCGTCGTACGAGGACCCGGAGTCGTACGCGTCCGGCGAGGAGGCCCCGTCGGTGGCGGCGGCCGTGGTGCCTGAGGCGATCGAGACGGCCGTGGTGCCTGAGGCGATCGAGACGGCCGAGGTGCCCGAGGCGATCGAGACGGCCGAGGTGCCCGAGGCGATCGAAGCGACGACCCCCGTGGCAGTTGAGGCGGTGGACATGGTCGGGACACCCGAGACCTCCTCCGCGGTCGAGCCGGTCGAGCCGGTGGAGTCCGCCGAGACGACGGTCGAGGGAGGGACACCGGTGGTGGCGACCGGTCGGCGGGCGTACGCGCCGCTGTCCGACGAGGACCTCGAGGACTCGACGTCCGACGAGGATCCTGATGTGGGCGAGGTGACCGAGGTGCCTGCTCGTCGAGCGACCAGCGAGGCGCCGGCGGAGGTCCAGTGGCCCGGTGCGGTGTCGGAGTCGGAGGAGCCCGCCGACGACCCGGCCTCTGCAGAGTCTGGTGAGGCGCCTGCGTCTGTGGAGTCGAGCGAGACACCCGCGTCCGAGGAACCGGGGGAAACACCCGCGTCCGAGGAGACCAGCGAAACCGGCCTGCTGCGGCCCGAGAGCGACTGGCGACGTGACCATGGTGGGGCCGCCCACCGTGACGAGGAGAAGTGA
- a CDS encoding PrsW family intramembrane metalloprotease, with translation MSVQTHRTTGAPSPSPVGRGLPELPSPGKGRRKDTARARLRRDRRRNGLPAPVDRTVPLARRLLGDWRLWMSAAMVVIFVAAFLVNWTLFVPEHTTATGTIQGLGTAVIPKAARLAAFTAVPLAVVFVLADRLRPQGLWLWAIALVWGGLVATAIAAPINTWASAHLSIVGDGDPATSLRGAVFVAPFVEEAAKATVVFWIAILLRHRAMSWLSTVALAGLSGTGFAFVENIVYYGRIYRYVSVTSGTGVDAQQAMNQLALMRGGMTFFAHPLFTVMTGIGVATALRARSKRVRVLAPLTGFLVAALLHMVFNFTASADSPVGLMLWFVALSLVGAVVGVVLGQLRRERAVLRARLTEYGRYGWLDPATAEALVAARVRIRARWYALWRGPATFLATWRLQRAAVELAYLRDAVGRGLVDSAGPGREAELLRGMHAVLPAAVVVGVGAIEYPWQRWRQALRDRVVRARQAPPSLPADGGPLGSSGVEYSPVDPRWGPPEQ, from the coding sequence ATGTCCGTCCAGACCCACCGTACGACCGGCGCGCCGTCGCCGTCCCCGGTGGGCCGTGGCCTGCCGGAACTGCCCTCCCCGGGGAAGGGTCGCCGCAAGGACACCGCCCGGGCGCGCCTGCGCCGTGATCGGCGCCGCAACGGCCTGCCGGCGCCGGTGGATCGTACGGTGCCGCTGGCCCGCCGGTTGCTCGGCGACTGGCGGTTGTGGATGTCGGCGGCCATGGTGGTGATCTTCGTGGCCGCGTTCCTGGTCAACTGGACCCTCTTCGTGCCCGAGCACACCACCGCCACCGGCACCATCCAGGGGCTCGGCACCGCGGTGATCCCGAAGGCGGCCCGGCTGGCCGCCTTCACCGCCGTCCCGTTGGCGGTGGTGTTCGTGCTGGCCGACCGGCTGCGCCCCCAGGGCCTGTGGCTGTGGGCGATCGCGCTGGTCTGGGGCGGTCTGGTCGCGACGGCGATCGCCGCACCGATCAACACCTGGGCGTCGGCCCACCTGTCGATCGTCGGCGACGGCGATCCGGCCACCAGCCTGCGCGGTGCGGTGTTCGTCGCGCCGTTCGTCGAGGAGGCGGCCAAGGCGACGGTGGTGTTCTGGATCGCCATCCTGCTGCGTCACCGGGCGATGTCGTGGCTGTCCACGGTGGCGCTGGCCGGGCTGTCGGGCACCGGGTTCGCCTTCGTGGAGAACATCGTCTACTACGGGCGGATCTACCGCTACGTGTCGGTCACCTCGGGCACCGGCGTCGACGCCCAGCAGGCGATGAACCAGCTGGCTCTGATGCGTGGCGGGATGACGTTCTTCGCCCACCCACTGTTCACCGTGATGACCGGCATCGGTGTGGCCACCGCCCTGCGCGCCCGCAGCAAGCGGGTGCGGGTGCTGGCGCCGCTCACCGGCTTCCTGGTCGCCGCGCTGCTCCACATGGTCTTCAACTTCACCGCGTCGGCCGATTCCCCGGTCGGTCTGATGCTGTGGTTCGTCGCCCTGTCCCTCGTCGGTGCGGTGGTCGGGGTGGTCCTTGGCCAGCTGCGCCGCGAGCGGGCGGTGCTGCGGGCCCGGCTGACGGAGTACGGACGGTACGGCTGGCTCGACCCGGCCACCGCCGAGGCGTTGGTGGCGGCCCGGGTGCGGATCCGGGCGCGGTGGTACGCGCTGTGGCGCGGTCCGGCGACGTTCCTGGCCACCTGGCGGCTGCAGCGTGCCGCCGTCGAGTTGGCGTATCTGCGCGACGCCGTCGGCAGGGGGCTGGTGGACTCGGCCGGTCCCGGCCGTGAGGCCGAGCTGTTGCGTGGCATGCACGCGGTGCTCCCGGCTGCCGTCGTGGTGGGCGTGGGGGCGATCGAGTATCCCTGGCAGCGCTGGCGTCAGGCACTGCGCGACCGGGTTGTCCGTGCTCGCCAGGCACCGCCGTCGCTGCCGGCGGACGGTGGACCGCTAGGATCATCAGGCGTCGAGTACTCGCCGGTGGATCCGCGTTGGGGCCCACCCGAGCAGTAG
- a CDS encoding cation:dicarboxylate symporter family transporter has product MLTPTSAAPRAAKPEAEKTRDRTHWLYISVIASVVLGAAVGLLFPEVGKSLKPLGDGFVALIKMMIAPVIFCTIVLGIGSIARAATVGKVGGLALVYFLTMSTFALAIGLVVGNLVHPGTGLHLTPYTAGKAAVDPTTAFLLEIIPGSVPVLPVLFVALLAGFALQKMGEAGKPLLNLVSLIQGVVFRILMMVMWVAPVGAFGAIAAVVGATGWSAIGAMALLMGAFYLTCVLFIVVVLGTILRVVTGVNIFRLMRYLAREYLLIFATSSSESALPRLMAKLEHAGVSKPVVGVTVPTGYSFNLDGTAIYLTMSALFVSNAMGMQMSLGEQIGLLIFMIIASKGAAGVTGAGLATLAAGLQSHQPALLGGMGVIVGIDKFMSEARALTNFTGNAVATLVLGTWVGEFDAAKAKAVFSGKDAFDEAMVVGHGEVGPTVTIDPYDSPTIAEQAVEGHPESSLNVTVGARL; this is encoded by the coding sequence ATGCTGACTCCCACAAGCGCTGCGCCCCGAGCGGCGAAACCCGAAGCCGAGAAGACCAGGGATCGTACGCACTGGCTCTACATCTCGGTGATCGCCTCGGTGGTGCTCGGCGCCGCCGTAGGCCTGCTGTTCCCCGAGGTCGGCAAGTCGCTCAAGCCCCTGGGAGACGGTTTCGTCGCCCTGATCAAGATGATGATCGCGCCGGTCATCTTCTGCACCATCGTCCTGGGCATCGGGTCGATCGCCCGGGCCGCCACGGTGGGCAAGGTCGGCGGCCTGGCCCTCGTCTACTTCCTCACGATGTCCACCTTCGCCCTGGCGATCGGGCTCGTCGTCGGCAACCTGGTGCACCCGGGCACCGGCCTGCACCTGACCCCGTACACCGCGGGCAAGGCCGCCGTGGATCCGACCACCGCCTTCCTCCTCGAGATCATCCCCGGCTCGGTCCCGGTACTGCCGGTGCTGTTCGTCGCCCTGCTCGCCGGCTTCGCGCTGCAGAAGATGGGCGAGGCCGGCAAGCCGCTGCTCAATCTGGTCTCGCTGATCCAGGGCGTGGTCTTCCGCATCCTGATGATGGTGATGTGGGTCGCCCCGGTCGGCGCGTTCGGTGCCATCGCGGCGGTCGTCGGCGCGACCGGGTGGTCGGCCATCGGTGCCATGGCGCTGCTGATGGGCGCCTTCTACCTCACCTGTGTGCTGTTCATCGTCGTGGTCCTCGGGACCATCCTGCGGGTCGTCACCGGCGTGAACATCTTCCGGCTGATGCGCTACCTCGCCCGCGAGTACCTGCTGATCTTCGCGACGTCGTCGTCGGAGTCTGCGCTGCCCCGCCTGATGGCGAAGCTGGAACACGCCGGTGTCTCGAAGCCGGTCGTGGGCGTGACGGTGCCCACCGGCTACTCCTTCAACCTCGACGGCACCGCCATCTACCTGACGATGTCCGCCCTGTTCGTCTCCAACGCGATGGGCATGCAGATGTCGCTGGGCGAGCAGATCGGACTCCTGATCTTCATGATCATCGCCTCCAAGGGGGCGGCGGGCGTCACCGGCGCTGGGCTGGCGACCCTCGCCGCCGGGCTGCAGTCGCACCAGCCGGCCCTGCTGGGCGGCATGGGCGTGATCGTGGGCATCGACAAGTTCATGTCCGAGGCCCGGGCACTGACCAACTTCACCGGTAACGCCGTCGCCACCCTGGTGCTCGGCACGTGGGTCGGCGAGTTCGACGCCGCGAAGGCCAAGGCCGTGTTCTCCGGCAAGGATGCGTTCGACGAGGCCATGGTCGTCGGTCACGGTGAGGTCGGCCCCACGGTCACGATCGATCCGTACGATTCACCGACCATCGCCGAGCAGGCCGTCGAAGGCCACCCGGAATCGAGCCTGAACGTGACCGTCGGAGCCCGGCTGTAG
- a CDS encoding ATP-binding protein: protein MHAWSLARRLAVAQLLGLLVLTALASWVSYFYAREGVYRAQSDRVLTTARLLAQEQDVREAYASPDPTQVLEPVSLAAADRADVSWVTFLALDGTRLAHFRPDWVGSHYSGRLEPALSGSEFVETSTTGTAGPSVRALVPIRAQPGPDAAGAPGPVIGIVSVGQTVSQLDIVARAQIPTILALAAAVGAAGLGASWLLHRYLERTTFGLGPRQLAENFTFLDTALHNVNVGIVLLAPDGCLGLYNDRAAELLGLPKPPEAGGHRGGRATARIADLDLPAPLAGLLASRREARDELFLAGERILVVNQQRTRPVARPGLRPWRRSETPADNGTVVTLYDRTDVQRMNRELESTRSLTDALRSQTHEHANRLHTVLSLLELGRADQARELLTDGLHTVGTPLLSSPDLEAEPAVTALLLAKSAQARERGVRMDHRNEIDAPTGISPGDLVTLLGNLLDNAIDAADAAGLPPEDRWVDAEARLDGDWLVLQVADGGPGPSAADRERMYELGWSTKPAGPAGRGMGLALVRQTARQLGGQVDLVQDSGTVFTVEIPVRRPVALGAGRSAARSGGDA from the coding sequence GTGCACGCCTGGAGCCTGGCACGCCGACTGGCGGTCGCCCAGTTGCTGGGGCTGCTCGTGCTGACGGCGCTGGCCAGCTGGGTCAGCTACTTCTACGCCCGGGAGGGCGTCTATCGGGCGCAGAGCGACCGGGTCCTCACCACCGCCCGTCTGCTCGCCCAGGAGCAGGACGTCCGGGAGGCGTACGCCTCCCCTGATCCGACGCAGGTCCTCGAACCCGTGTCGCTCGCGGCCGCCGACCGGGCGGACGTCAGCTGGGTGACCTTCCTGGCCCTCGACGGCACCCGGCTGGCCCACTTCCGGCCGGACTGGGTGGGCTCCCACTACTCGGGTCGCCTCGAGCCGGCCCTGTCCGGGAGCGAGTTCGTCGAGACGTCGACCACCGGCACCGCCGGCCCGTCGGTGCGCGCCCTCGTCCCGATCCGTGCACAGCCCGGGCCGGACGCCGCAGGCGCTCCCGGCCCGGTCATCGGCATCGTGTCGGTGGGCCAGACGGTGTCCCAGCTGGACATCGTCGCCCGCGCCCAGATCCCCACGATCCTCGCCCTGGCGGCCGCCGTGGGGGCGGCCGGTCTGGGGGCCAGCTGGCTGCTCCACCGGTACCTCGAGCGGACGACCTTCGGGCTGGGGCCGCGCCAATTGGCGGAGAACTTCACCTTCCTGGACACCGCACTGCACAACGTGAACGTCGGGATCGTCCTGCTGGCGCCGGACGGCTGTCTCGGTCTCTACAACGACCGGGCGGCCGAGTTGCTGGGACTGCCGAAGCCGCCGGAAGCCGGCGGTCACCGGGGAGGCCGAGCCACGGCCCGGATCGCCGACCTCGACCTGCCGGCGCCGCTCGCCGGCCTGCTCGCCTCCCGACGGGAGGCGCGGGACGAGCTCTTCCTGGCCGGGGAACGCATCCTCGTCGTCAACCAGCAGCGCACCCGTCCGGTCGCCCGTCCCGGGCTGCGCCCATGGCGCCGGTCGGAGACGCCGGCTGATAACGGCACCGTCGTCACCCTCTACGACCGTACGGACGTCCAGCGGATGAACCGCGAGTTGGAGTCGACCCGGTCGCTGACCGATGCCCTGCGCTCGCAGACGCACGAGCATGCGAACCGGCTGCACACCGTGCTGTCCCTGCTCGAGCTCGGCCGTGCCGACCAGGCTCGTGAGCTGCTGACCGACGGCCTGCACACCGTCGGCACTCCGCTGCTGTCCTCACCGGACCTCGAGGCGGAGCCGGCGGTGACCGCCCTGCTGCTGGCGAAGTCGGCGCAGGCCCGAGAACGCGGGGTGCGGATGGACCACCGCAACGAGATCGACGCCCCGACCGGGATCTCCCCCGGCGACCTGGTGACCCTGCTCGGCAATCTCCTCGACAACGCCATCGACGCCGCCGACGCCGCCGGGCTGCCGCCGGAGGACCGCTGGGTGGATGCCGAGGCGCGGCTCGACGGGGATTGGCTGGTGCTGCAGGTCGCCGACGGCGGCCCCGGACCATCGGCCGCCGACCGGGAGAGGATGTACGAGCTGGGCTGGTCGACGAAGCCGGCCGGTCCGGCGGGGCGGGGCATGGGACTGGCACTGGTCCGCCAGACCGCGCGCCAGCTCGGCGGTCAGGTGGACCTCGTGCAGGACTCCGGGACGGTGTTCACGGTGGAGATCCCGGTCCGACGGCCGGTGGCCCTCGGTGCCGGTCGGTCCGCCGCCAGGAGTGGTGGCGATGCGTGA
- a CDS encoding response regulator, whose protein sequence is MRDRQVLIVEDDRLTATTYAEYLTRAGAFVVVHSSRTAHDALGFLAGRLRRTGTFGVDMVLLDMNLPDGHGLDVLGQLRAAGFTGGVLAMTADTELETIRRSIALGVVQYLVKPFGYQQFAQRVRSFRDLSVEIEGPGRADGQAEVDRAFAMVRSTGPGDLPKGLTEGTLNTVVAVLQAADRALSAGEVGTAVGSSRVTARRYLEHLHRTGMVDRTPRYGTPGRPENEYRWHPARPGRPTD, encoded by the coding sequence ATGCGTGACCGGCAGGTGCTGATCGTCGAGGACGACCGGCTCACCGCGACGACGTACGCCGAGTACCTCACCCGGGCCGGCGCGTTCGTCGTCGTCCACAGCTCCCGCACCGCCCACGACGCCCTGGGGTTCCTGGCGGGACGGCTGCGCCGGACCGGGACCTTCGGGGTCGACATGGTCCTGCTCGACATGAACCTGCCGGACGGTCACGGCCTGGACGTCCTGGGGCAGCTGCGGGCGGCCGGCTTCACCGGCGGGGTGCTGGCGATGACCGCCGACACCGAACTGGAGACGATCCGCCGCTCGATCGCCCTGGGCGTCGTGCAGTATCTGGTCAAGCCCTTCGGCTACCAGCAGTTCGCCCAACGGGTCCGCTCCTTCCGCGACCTCTCGGTCGAGATCGAGGGACCGGGCAGGGCCGACGGCCAGGCGGAGGTCGATCGCGCGTTCGCCATGGTGCGGTCGACCGGCCCCGGCGACCTGCCGAAGGGTCTCACCGAGGGAACGCTGAACACCGTCGTCGCGGTCCTGCAGGCGGCCGACAGGGCACTGAGCGCCGGCGAGGTGGGGACCGCGGTGGGCTCCTCCCGGGTGACCGCCCGCCGCTACCTGGAACATCTGCACCGGACCGGCATGGTGGACCGTACGCCGCGCTACGGGACCCCGGGCCGACCGGAGAACGAGTACCGCTGGCACCCCGCCCGACCGGGACGGCCCACCGACTGA
- a CDS encoding DeoR/GlpR family DNA-binding transcription regulator, translating into MTALSDPDRPAPHHRPLSKAARLDRISTAVRRDGFVNVDDLVEALGVSRMTVHRDLDELQALGTLRKVRGGASAQRSTRYESDLEFRLGTAVDEKRRIAAAAAELVNDGDVVIVDDSTSALHLVPHLTQRSPLTVITNALPVLQALGEQNEVSVIALGGLYDVRHAAFLGILCENALATLYADVLFASTSSMRDRVLYHQDPAVVAAKQAMIRAAGRRVLLLDHTKIGHGALYRLCDVGDFTHVVVDDSVDDEVVRTVRETGVEVLVC; encoded by the coding sequence ATGACTGCCCTGAGCGACCCCGACCGGCCCGCGCCGCACCACCGTCCGCTGTCGAAGGCCGCCCGTCTCGACCGGATCAGCACGGCCGTACGTCGCGACGGCTTCGTCAACGTCGACGACCTGGTCGAGGCACTCGGGGTGAGCCGGATGACGGTGCACCGCGACCTCGACGAGCTCCAGGCGCTCGGCACGTTGCGGAAGGTGCGCGGCGGTGCCTCCGCCCAGCGATCGACCCGCTACGAGAGCGACCTGGAGTTCCGGCTGGGGACGGCGGTCGACGAGAAGCGGCGGATCGCGGCGGCGGCCGCCGAACTGGTGAACGACGGGGACGTCGTGATCGTCGACGACTCCACCTCGGCGCTGCACCTGGTGCCCCACCTCACCCAGCGCAGCCCGTTGACGGTCATCACCAACGCCCTGCCCGTGCTGCAGGCCCTCGGCGAGCAGAACGAGGTGAGCGTCATCGCCCTCGGCGGGCTCTACGACGTACGGCACGCGGCGTTCCTCGGCATCCTGTGCGAGAACGCCCTGGCGACCCTCTACGCCGATGTGCTCTTCGCGTCGACCTCCTCGATGCGCGACCGGGTGCTCTACCACCAGGATCCGGCCGTCGTCGCGGCGAAGCAGGCGATGATCCGGGCGGCCGGGCGCCGGGTGCTGCTGCTCGACCACACCAAGATCGGCCACGGTGCGCTCTACCGGCTGTGCGACGTCGGCGACTTCACCCACGTCGTGGTGGACGACTCCGTGGACGACGAGGTCGTCCGGACCGTCCGGGAGACCGGCGTCGAGGTCCTGGTCTGCTGA
- a CDS encoding sugar kinase, whose amino-acid sequence MPDVISFGAHIADALGWPFAAVPPGQQLAMLDRISFTVAGTAAAPSVNLAKLGVRVATVGRVGDDSIGGFIRTTMERYGVDTTHLVVDPERQTSSSLLLIRPDGSRPALHVIGANAGLTEDDVPWDAVAEATVFHLGGAFILPGIDGAPMARILAKAKELGCTTTVDFLMSPRPDAQELIGPALPYIDYLMPNIEEAGWLVGTEDRAEIIAWLHAQGVGCTVLTMGGDGVSIAPRGQQEIVLPAYDVDVVDTTGCGDAFTSGFISGLLDGLDPADAAERGLACGSLVATGLGSDAGIVDRAQVEEFRTTQPRLAG is encoded by the coding sequence ATGCCCGACGTCATTTCTTTCGGAGCCCACATCGCCGACGCGCTCGGATGGCCCTTCGCGGCGGTGCCGCCGGGCCAGCAGCTCGCGATGCTCGACCGCATCTCGTTCACGGTGGCGGGCACGGCCGCTGCACCGTCGGTCAACCTGGCCAAGCTCGGCGTCCGGGTCGCCACGGTGGGCCGGGTGGGCGACGACTCGATCGGCGGATTCATCCGCACCACGATGGAGAGGTACGGTGTCGACACCACCCACCTGGTGGTCGACCCGGAGCGGCAGACCTCGTCGAGTTTGCTGCTGATCCGGCCCGACGGCTCGCGGCCCGCCCTGCACGTCATCGGGGCCAATGCCGGCCTCACCGAGGACGACGTCCCGTGGGACGCTGTCGCCGAGGCCACCGTGTTCCATCTGGGCGGCGCCTTCATCCTGCCCGGCATCGACGGCGCGCCGATGGCCCGCATCCTGGCGAAGGCCAAGGAACTGGGCTGCACCACCACGGTCGACTTCCTGATGAGTCCCCGTCCGGACGCCCAGGAACTGATCGGTCCCGCGCTGCCCTACATCGACTACCTGATGCCGAACATCGAGGAGGCCGGCTGGCTCGTCGGCACCGAGGACCGCGCCGAGATCATCGCCTGGCTGCATGCTCAGGGGGTCGGTTGCACGGTGCTGACCATGGGCGGCGACGGCGTGAGCATCGCCCCGCGGGGACAGCAGGAGATCGTCCTGCCGGCGTACGACGTCGACGTGGTCGACACGACCGGGTGCGGTGATGCCTTCACCTCTGGCTTCATCTCCGGCCTGCTCGACGGTCTCGACCCGGCGGACGCCGCCGAACGGGGCCTGGCCTGTGGCAGCCTGGTCGCCACCGGCCTCGGGTCCGACGCCGGCATCGTCGACCGTGCCCAGGTCGAGGAGTTCCGGACGACCCAGCCACGGTTGGCCGGCTGA